A stretch of Microtus pennsylvanicus isolate mMicPen1 chromosome 5, mMicPen1.hap1, whole genome shotgun sequence DNA encodes these proteins:
- the LOC142851364 gene encoding uncharacterized protein LOC142851364, producing the protein MSCCGCSGGCGSTCGGCGSSCGGCGSTCCVPVCCCVPACSCSSCGGCGSSCGGCGSSCGGCGSSCCKPVCCCVPACSCSSCGDCKPCCCQSSCCKPCCCQSSCCKPCCSSGCGSCCQSSCCKPCCCQSSCCKPCCSSGCGSCCQSSCCKPCCSSGCGSCCQSSCCKPCCCQSSCCKPCCSSGCGSCCQSSCCKPCCSSGCGSCCQSSCCKPCCSSGCGSCCQSSCCKPCCCQSSCCKPCCCQSSCCKPCCSSGCGSSCC; encoded by the coding sequence ATGAGCTGCTGTGGCTGTTCTGGAGGCTGTGGCTCCAcctgtgggggctgtggctccagctgtggaggctgtggctccacctgctgtgtgcctgtgtgctgctgtgtgcctgcctgttcctgctccagctgtggaggctgtggctccagctgtggaggctgtggctccAGCTGTGGAGGTTGTggctccagctgctgcaagcctgtgtgctgctgtgtacCTGCCTGTTCCTGCTCCAGCTGTGGGGattgcaagccctgctgctgtcagtccagctgctgcaagccctgttGCTGTCaatccagctgctgcaagccctgctgctcttcaggctgtgggtcctgctgtcagtccagctgcTGTAAGCCCTGCTGCTGTCAATCCAGCTgttgcaagccctgctgctcttcaggctgcgggtcctgctgccagtccagctgctgcaagccctgctgctcttcaggctgtgggtcctgctgtcagtccagctgctgcaagccctgctgctgtcagtccagctgctgcaagccctgctgctcttcgGGCTGTGggtcctgctgtcagtccagctgttgcaagccctgctgctcttcaggctgtgggtcctgctgtcagtccagctgctgcaagccctgctgctcttcaggctgtgggtcctgctgtcagtccagctgctgcaagccctgctgctgtcagtccagctgctgtaagccctgctgctgccagtccagctgttgcaagccctgctgctcttcaggctgtgGATCTTCTTGCTGTTAG